In Canis lupus dingo isolate Sandy chromosome 1, ASM325472v2, whole genome shotgun sequence, a single genomic region encodes these proteins:
- the LOC125755804 gene encoding uncharacterized protein LOC125755804, whose product MALLSRVVWRGRQFLPCSRLGASLGAQLGAAGTFPPSAHGAGGPAGCRDASGPGAAPLSCRDRLSTMTALRHSSQGVRDTQVPGSAQLLSHMCMHVCAPIHSAHTHMHVCIGRRPQLGAHYSMDHLCPWHPTVWPILARGTLTTLWTILARGTLTTLWPVLIRGTLTIVWTILVHDTLTVVWPVLTRGTLTTLWPVLTCGTLTTLDYPGPWHTHYSVDCPGLSHTQYSVDYPGPWHTHYSVDCPGPWHTHYSVDYPGCGTPQCGQAPGLWPVGHGGGWRRGPAVLGPDVWVWGLASVPQWQAVLEPSPQAGDSSSPSLRAAESPRAADTRHLTGNKAPFTPRAHFYGQCAVSWRMQLL is encoded by the coding sequence ATGGCACTATTGTCCAGGGTTGTGTGGCGGGGGCGCCAGTTCCTGCCCTGCTCTCGGCTGGGGGCCTCCCTCGGGGCTCAGCTGGGAGCCGCAGGCACCTTCCCTCCATCCGCCCATGGAGCAGGGGGGCCAGCAGGGTGCAGGGACGCGTCCGGGCCAGGAGCCGCCCCGCTCAGCTGCAGGGACAGGCTGTCGACGATGACTGCTCTGAGGCACAGCAGCCAAGGAGTCAGGGACACTCAGGTGCCAGGGAGTGCACAACTGCTCTCACACATGtgtatgcacgtgtgtgcacCCATTcacagtgcacacacacacatgcatgtgtgcatcgGGAGAAGACCCCAGCTGGGGGCACACTACAGTATGGACCATCTTTGCCCTTGGCACCCTACAGTGTGGCCTATCTTGGCCCGTGGCACACTCACTACACTGTGGACTATCCTGGCCCGTGGCACACTCACTACACTGTGGCCTGTCCTGATCCGTGGCACACTCACTATAGTATGGACTATCCTGGTCCATGACACACTCACTGTAGTGTGGCCTGTCTTGACTCGTGGCACACTCACTACACTGTGGCCTGTCCTGACCTGTGGCACACTCACTACACTGGATTATCCTGGCCCATGGCACACTCACTATAGTGTGGATTGTCCTGGCCTGTCGCACACTCAGTACAGTGTGGACTATCCTGGCCCGTGGCACACTCACTACAGTGTGGATTGTCCTGGCCCGTGGCACACTCACTACAGTGTGGACTATCCTGGCTGTGGCACACCACAGTGTGGACAGGCCCCCGGGCTGTGGCCTGTGGGACACGGAGGTGGCTGGAGGCGGGGCCCGGCTGTCCTGGGGCCCGATGTGTGGGTCTGGGGGCTTGCGTCCGTCCCTCAGTGGCAGGCAGTTCTGGAACCCTCCCCCCAGGCGGGTGACAGCTCGAGCCCCTCTCTCAGAGCGGCTGAAAGTCCACGGGCGGCAGACACACGGCACCTGACAGGTAACAAAGCCCCATTCACCCCTCGCGCTCACTTTTATGGCCAGTGTGCGGTTTCCTGGAGGATGCAGCTACTTTGA